The genomic window CAGTGGTGGTTGGCCTTAGGTGAGATGAACGAAAACCGATTCTTAACGTATAAATGTGCATAAATGagattttctctttgtttttgcaCAGGTAGCGGCTTGTTTCTGATGATCTGCAATGGTCAGCTGATTGCTTACTTTGCATGCCAGGATGAAAAAAGCTACGTTACGTTCACCGTCTATTAAATGTCCGAAAGGTACGTTTTGTTCATTGATGTTCCCTCATTGACCGAAAAAGTATTTTGGACATTCTCAAGAGACTTTACTTATTTTGCCGTTATACATCACTCAATTCAACCACCATAACGTTCCCCGTTTCggaattacaaaaaataaatccacattCGGGCGAGTGAGCCACGACACTGTCAGtgacatagaaaaaaaataaatactttgtACAACTCTTCCTCCATTCACTTGATGAAAGTAGCTCATGTAGTGTTCATGTAGGAGAATCCTACAAAGGCTTCACTCGTCCCGCCATCTTGGCATCTGTCATTCATGGAAGCGGGCACGGGTTGTAGCGTGAACTCGGGGTCGATGTAGCTGATGTCGCAAGGGCTCGTCTGCGAAGGCAGTGGACGGACACTCAAGATCATAATAGTAAATTCAGTATATGAAAAAATTCTCATTGTAAAATTACCACATTGGGGATGAAGGGAGGTGTGATTTTCTTAGCCAATAGGTCATCCCAGTTGATGGACGCAAAAAATGGATGTTCCTGCAGCTCCACCTGATATACGAGAGATTAATTTCACGGTGATTGTTGATATATTTAAAATCTCCAGATGTCTCTTACTATGTCACGGCTTTCCCCCAAGCGTCTGGAGACCTTCCTCTCCAGTAAACCCTTTAATAGCGAGCAGGCCGCCTCAGATGTTCCACTACGCAGGCAAAGAGGTGCGTTGAGTATCTTGTCAAACATCACTGTTTTGCTATCGCTGTAAAATGGAGGCTGACGCACCAAAAACGAGAAAAGatgttgaatttgaaaatataatATAGTTCGCATTGCTAAAAAAGCACTCACAAGTCCGTATAGCATCTCAAAAAGCACGCTGCCGAGTCCCCACCAGTCCACTGCGGGAGTGTACGTGTGACCCAGGAGCACTTCTGGGGCGAGGtactcgggagtcccgcagaaCGTATGCATGAGCCCACCCACGGCCACACCTTCTTTACAGAGTCCAAAGTCGGTCAGCTTCACATGTCCCTCGCTGTCCAGCAAAATGTTCTCCGGTTTCAGGTCCCTgtgaaaatgtaaaaagaacTGCTTcaccatgttaaaaaaaaaaaaaaaatggccagtAAATTACACTCACTGAGATTCATTATTAAAATTTAGCCTTTTAATTCTGATTGGCAGCTTGAGAGTTATTCAGGTAATAAATTATTACTACAGGTGGAGTGAGTGGTTAGTAGCTGCCTCGTATTTCTGAGGGTTAGAGTTTGCAAATGCTGTTCCCATTAGCCAGTCACTAAGGTTACCTGTGGACAATGTCTAAGGCGTGAAGGTAGCCCAGCGCCATTGCCATTTCTGCGGCGTAAAAAGCAGCCCTGCTTTCAGGAAATGGACCCTCTCGCTGGAGGTGGTAGAAAAGCTGAAAAGGgttcaaatgaatgaaaacagcTGAGAATGttgcagacattttgtttttcacatttcCATTTGTCCCCCCCCCATACAAAATATTCAGCAGCATTTATTGTAGATTTTGTTTAGGTTTGTTTTCCAACCCCTCTGAAATATCCCTCcccaaggaggaaaaaaaatttcTAACTCCGCCAGTGGTTGCGGATATTTACCTCGCCTCCATTAACATAGTCCACAACAAAGTAGAGCATGTTTGGTGTTTGGAAGGAGTAATGGAGTCCAACCAAAAATGGATGTTGAAGTCCTTTAAGTAGAACGCTCCTCTCCACCATCACATGTTGCTGCTACAAATACAGGAACGACAGTGTGAGATAAACAGAGGAAGATACAAGAAGTCAACACACGCTTTTTGTATGTATTGGAAGAAAGTAGTTTACCTCTTTCCTCATAACAACAGTTTGTTTGTGTAACACTTTCACAGCAAAGTAGCCTCCATCTTTTCTCTGTCTGGCCAGCAGCACCTAATTCAAAGCATGGAGTGATGAACAAAATctacacatgcaaaaaaaaaaaaaaaaaagcctacctTTCCAAAACTCCCTTTGCCGATAATTTTGAGGTAGTCAAAGTCAGATGGTTTCATCCTGGAAGACagataataaatacaaattttatgaataaataaagccACATTTTTTGGATAGAATGGCTGAATTATAAACTCCTTAAAATAGCATAGAGATtggaatattattattatttttagatgacatcagaaagttttttttaaatcttgtgGGTGTGTCTTACATGGTATAGAGTGTGACCCACATTTTACATTTGATCTATTCTTGACCTTCAGTATACTCACATGTGGGCTTGAGACTTTAGCGAGCACTGATGAGacagaaaatacacaaaagGTTAAGAAGTCATCATTAGTTTCATTTTCCTGTCAATACTCAGCTATCTTTGTGTCATCTCATTCTCACCGCATTGCCTCTGTCTTTTGTCTTCTCCTTGATTTTGCTCCACAGGTGAGGGACCTTCCTGGTGTCCTGGCTTTAAATGAGAGGTCAATGGAATAACAATTGTCatattgtttttcaatgtgtatTTTAATGGCAACTTACTGCTGGCAAAGTGGTTGATAGGGGGAAAGTTTGTGTATTACGTCCTTGAAGAGAGTTTTTCTCACCTTGTGCAGAGCTGAAAGCGGAAAGTTAGTTATGTAACAATTTATCACTTTGCTGCCCAGTGCCCTCTGCCATATTTAATTCAGCACACAAAACATATAATGAGAGCTCTAGTTGACTTTTATAATGACGAATAGTGGCATTATTTTAAATTCTAATTCTTTTGTTTTTAGCCAAATGGGGCAAGGTACAAATGTGCCCAAAGAGTAATTTAAAACTGTCTCATCTAAGTCTCAAAATGTCCTTCACTATCAGAAGCAGCGTTTAGTAAAGACTAAGTCATTAAACGCAACTTGTAATAACCATCTTTGCATGATGTGCTGATCATTCATGACCTCGAAATGACGTCACTCCTGCTAATTAAAAGTACAGTAACCGCCTTACCTGAGAAAAATGACACAAGCCTCCTCATTTTGGCGTAGGTCATCGCCCGGTCGTGAGTCAAAGTCATGCGGACGAAATAATAAAATGACGGGCGTTAAAAGCGAAATAATCACAGCTCGTCTCAAACTAACTCTGAGCTCCTTTGACAGAGCTCGACTCAAATGAACGGCGGTGGTGCGTTCAGTGACAATCGAAATTCTTGGGCTTCATCATAAAAGGCCACCGTTTGAGGGAGGTACGTGAGTGCACATATTTTGATTGACATATGCTGTATGATATGCAACCTAAATTATTTGTTTGTTGCTGTAACACCTGGAAATAGCTAGAAGATATATCAAAGTTGTAGTAGTGTCCAATTTGTATTTAAACCTTAACACTGGTTTAGCTTAAACAATTGTTTTAAAATAATAGCTCTTTTATTAAGTGTACAGTACAAATACTTGCGTTGAAATACTCTTGCATTGGGTTTGCCAGCGAcccagtgtttttgttgaaattcAAGAAAGTAGAATAGTATCTCCTTTGCAGACTAAATATAGTCAATAGGTCATGACCTAGTGTAACGGCATTTAACAAGTCAGTATCAGTCTCATGTAGCCGTTGCATGCCAAAGGATCCACTGGACCTGTCTGCAATAGTTCTAGGCCATGTTGTGATTTATGACTAGAACCACTTTagcatttgtacttgtttactACATTTGattcaagcacacacacaatcatcatttgaaatatttcagTTTTATTGGCTGAATTACATAACTACACTTTTATGACTTTGTGTGGTCACATGATGAATGAAAATAGGAATAGGTGCTATTTTCAGTTCCCACTGGGAGTGATGAAAGAGGAATAAAGTCTGATTTGATCAGTGGAAACTGTGctgttaaagtttttttttctatgatgaTCATGTGGTATGTGTTCACTCATGACGAAAATAATCAATGTGGAATTGCTCAGTCACAAACGGCTCTGCGCTGGTCACCATGACAACAGGCCAAAGTTGAGATTGTCCTGATGTCAGATGTCATGCCTGAAAAAGCAAAAGGTTTTGGCTTGTCAAGTTTAATGGGAGAAGCAATTCATAAATactatggacaaaagtattcaATGAATCACCTAATATGCATGGTTGAGTGAGAATTGGAGTATTCGTGGAAAAGGCAGAAACATGCAAACTTGTGACAATCGCAGTACTTTGTTTGGCCTCTAGGTGACaataacaaacaagaagaaattcATGATGCTCGattccacaaaaaaaataccCAACCAGTATTCATTTTACGGAGGAGCGTACATTTGAAATATCAATTTATAAAGCCAAAATAATTTATAAAACCTTATCAGTTCATTATCACATTTGAGTAGTTTAAAACCTAATAGTCAGTGACTAATATATTGTACTATTTAGATTTGGGTGGAAAACAAATGCTTAAAAGTAAgacaatttatttaaaaaagacaATTAAGTTAAagtcacacacatctgggtgtggtgaaattttgtatgacccggccggggtttaaaCCCACAACCTCCCACTCTCAGGGGGGACACTCCCAAGGCCACTGAGTTGGTGAGGATggaatatgactgatttgagtATGAATTCCgaagcattattattattattattattattattattattattattattattattattattattattattattattattattattattattattatgaaaataACCAGAAAGTGTGTCTAAACTTTTGACTGGCACTTGAACTGCTTTCCCGTTGTTTACGTGCGCGTTCCCGGCAACGTGACTTCCAACTCGGGAGGGAGCGCGCAGGACGAAGGGGCGGAGCAGGGTTACGCACAATCAGGGCAGCTAGTGATGAGAAGTGTCCCGGATATTTACCTTCCTCTACCTGGATCCTCGGACGCGGCGGCCCGTCCCGAGGTGGCCGCGGCGGTCATTCTCATGTGCACGATTCGTCTCTGAAGCGGGACGACGGAGGTACACGCgactttttctcttctttttcacCCTCCCGAGAAAAGTTTGATGTCGGCCGAGTTCCTCTGGGCTTGAGGGAAAGTTTACTAGCAACGCGTTTCTTCGTGTTTAGGGTGTGTAGCTACACTCGTGCACGCGCCGAGGCTGTCAACAGGTTCCGTGTTCGGCTCAAAGTACGGAGAGGACATTGCTGTTTATGTTGACAAGTTTATTACTTTTCAAATAAGGCTTTGCTTGCTTTATGTATCCGTCTTAAATcactttgtttactttttttttttgtactactCCACTTTGGCTTTGAGTGTCGCATTGAATAGCAAGT from Syngnathus typhle isolate RoL2023-S1 ecotype Sweden linkage group LG10, RoL_Styp_1.0, whole genome shotgun sequence includes these protein-coding regions:
- the sgk2b gene encoding serine/threonine-protein kinase Sgk2b isoform X1 is translated as MTLTHDRAMTYAKMRRLVSFFSALHKVRKTLFKDVIHKLSPYQPLCQHQDTRKVPHLWSKIKEKTKDRGNACSLKSQAHMMKPSDFDYLKIIGKGSFGKVLLARQRKDGGYFAVKVLHKQTVVMRKEQQHVMVERSVLLKGLQHPFLVGLHYSFQTPNMLYFVVDYVNGGELFYHLQREGPFPESRAAFYAAEMAMALGYLHALDIVHRDLKPENILLDSEGHVKLTDFGLCKEGVAVGGLMHTFCGTPEYLAPEVLLGHTYTPAVDWWGLGSVLFEMLYGLVSAFLAMRTILYFQIQHLFSFLVRQPPFYSDSKTVMFDKILNAPLCLRSGTSEAACSLLKGLLERKVSRRLGESRDIVELQEHPFFASINWDDLLAKKITPPFIPNVTSPCDISYIDPEFTLQPVPASMNDRCQDGGTSEAFVGFSYMNTT
- the sgk2b gene encoding serine/threonine-protein kinase Sgk2b isoform X2, which produces MTLTHDRAMTYAKMRRLVSFFSALHKVRKTLFKDVIHKLSPYQPLCQHQDTRKVPHLWSKIKEKTKDRGNACSLKSQAHMMKPSDFDYLKIIGKGSFGKVLLARQRKDGGYFAVKVLHKQTVVMRKEQQHVMVERSVLLKGLQHPFLVGLHYSFQTPNMLYFVVDYVNGGELFYHLQREGPFPESRAAFYAAEMAMALGYLHALDIVHRDLKPENILLDSEGHVKLTDFGLCKEGVAVGGLMHTFCGTPEYLAPEVLLGHTYTPAVDWWGLGSVLFEMLYGLPPFYSDSKTVMFDKILNAPLCLRSGTSEAACSLLKGLLERKVSRRLGESRDIVELQEHPFFASINWDDLLAKKITPPFIPNVTSPCDISYIDPEFTLQPVPASMNDRCQDGGTSEAFVGFSYMNTT